The nucleotide sequence TCAAAAAGTAGTTATAGTTCTCTATCACTATCTAGTTGTTGTGCTTGTGCATTTGTTGCTGCCTTATCAGCTTCTTCCAAAACAAAGTTCTTCAATGAATCAACATTCCTTGAACCTGGCAATTCAAAAAATATGTAAACTTAAAATTCGATCTATTAATGCTCCCTCAAACGTTGGTTAACACATGGGGTGAGAGTGCAATGGGGAATAGATAATACAGGCATCCAGCaagtaaaacaaataaataattaagtGGATAAATCAGTTAATAATTGATGGTGAAAAAAGCCATGATGTTTTTCATTGAGTTAAAGAATACCTTTCTTCATTCATGGCTGCTTAGATAATTAGATAAAGCAGTAAAGAATCACACATAAATTATATCCAATAATCCAAGaccattcaaaaatattttcctccaTTCACGCACTTGTGTCTTGACAGTGTTGATACTCAATTAACTGTCAAATGCAATTCAGAATTTTACAAGAACAAAATATATCAATCATTGAACTCATAAATGTAGAAGCAGAGTGCAGAGTAGACTCAAACATAGCATGAGATTTTAAGAAACATGCGACACTACATTATAAGCATATGCCACAAAGCTCCTTTGATGATCACCGCAATCCACTTCCCCAATCTCTATTTCATCAGTTCCTTCAATTACTTTTCCCAAATCATCCCACAACGTCCCCAAGTTCTTACTGTAATAATAAGCATCATCATTTTACAGCTTAGAAATCATTCTTAGCTCAACAATATAAAAGCAGTTAAGAGAATGAATGAATCAATTACCAATGTTTGCACCAGGGAACGCAGAACTTGACAAACCACACAGTGTCCTTCTCTTTGATCTATGAAGGGGGAAAAGTCAAAAATATTCCATGTGAATCTCATTGAAATTTTCACTCCCCATTAGAAGAAAAGCAACATCCCAAAGGTTAATTTCAACGGTTTTCTCgcaaaacaaacaaaaacaacatggaaaaaaaaaggaaaaaagagttCACCTTTACAATTATGCAAATTGAGGACCCTCAAGCATGTGAAACCATTGGCAATGACGTCGAGGTCGGAATCGGTGACACCGGGATAGAACGACCGCGAAACGGACTAGGCAAGGTCTAATTCGAGCAAGCATGTGAAACCATCGCCAGGATCGAACGAAGCTCGTCGTCAGTGAGAGTGTCATTTATGCAGAGGTTCGAGGATCCCGATCCGACACTGTTCATTAATGTTGGTGCGGAGAAAAACCCTAACCCCTCGAGATTTGAGACTAATTTTTGCAGAGAGGCGGCGGCGCGGCGGTAGTGGGTCGCCGAGAAGGTTGTCGCAGACGAACGGTGGGTGGAAGGAGGGTGAGGAGAGAGAGACTAATGGGATTAAGGGAGCGAGAAAGGGAAGAAGACGCGAAAAGAGAGGAAGGAGGAGGTCGTCGGAGTTGATGGTGGTTGACGGAGGCATGGCTGTGCGATGGTGATGGAGGCAGGGGCTgaggaagaagaatggaaggGAAAAGGgacgaaggaagaagaaaagggcaGATGGGGGAGGAGACGAAACGGCGTCATTTTCGTCTCGAGGGACTTATACGTCTTGTTACGAAATGTTCCATGCCACCTGGCCTCCATTATGTGCCACCTCAGTGCCACCTCTGCCAGCTCAGCCTTTTCCGTCCAGTGCAAACGGCTGAATTCAACGGAAGGACATAAATGTCCACGTTTTTCAGGGGTCAGGGGTTTTAATGTATTTTTCATTTCttgaggacgaaaatgtccgcaaaAAAagggtcagggacgaaaatgtcctttACTCTAATAATAAAGAATAATGTATTTATCATTGTAACTATCTCATATTAATTCATTAGTAAATTCAAATATCTGAAGATGctaattcttttaaaatttagGTATATTTCACATTAAGAACTTAGATCTATATATCTCTCACACACACTAAAAATTTTTCAAGTATGAAATATGATAGAAATTGGCATATAAACTAaggtttttatatttaaaatctaTCCAAATACTtttgaaacattttaaaaatcaagaaaataTTAAGACATATCAATCAAATTGATTAGAAGCCAAACCAAAACAATTAGGGTGTGCTTTTATCAATTTCTTAGCATTTAAAATTAGATGTTTGTTTGAATTAGCTTTTTTTTCCTGaaaaaatttacattttaaaaaataaaatacttttattaaGTTTATTAAGTGATTggatgtattttttaaaaaaattcattaaaaaaatatttgttttttgtAAAAGAGTACCCTAGGACAAAAAATTCGCTTTCTAACTATAGTATCTCTTCATATTAAAAGTGTACTAAAACATAGGTAATTCGTCACTCTTTAAGTCAGAACTTTGTATTAACATTTTTCTAAGACTTCAATAATCTTGTAAGGTTTCTTCTAGTTTGTTGCTAGCTTTCCTTCGGaatgataataagaattttatatgttataatttgaataattaaattaataactttatcttatgattttaaaagaaattaatttaattatctctaattattgaattagagtatttatttaaaaataaacttataagttgataattaaatagtatttttataaatattagtattaaattaaaatttttttaattactctattatcctaattttattaaaattgctAAACTACTTAAAATTCTCAATTTTAAACCTTAATTTTATCAACCCTAACACTATTACCCAATTCATCCATAGACCACACGTATACCCCATCTGTGTAACTCTCAGTGAGCCACGCTCTCACTCTTCCTGCCACTCACTCCCCTCACCGCCAATCCTTCTCCCCCATATATACCCAACACAGTTCAACAAAactaaaaaggaaagaagagaaaagaaatggggaaaaaaggagaaagagagaTTTGTGAGAGAGCAGAGGAGATCGGAGAACAAGGAAGGGGAGGGGGCTTTGCCGCCACCATCGCGCACCACCACCGCCGTCATGACGCCGAGCCACCACGCAAGGAGAGAAGGAGACGTCGCCACTGCTACCGCCGTCGAGTAGAACCGTTTCCAGTGAGGGAGAGCGCGTGTTGTGAGCCAGAAACTCCGCGAGGAGGAAGAAGAGCCGTGGCGCTCCGCCGCTGTCCAGTCACCGTTGAGCTGGGTTCACTGTCGCACCCAACTACGCATCACCATCGAGGTTCAAAGAGAGAGGGAAGAGAAACGCGACAGTGGGAGCTCCGTTGAAGCTGGTCACCGTCGTTGCTGCTGTCCACGCTGCCGCCAGGGGAAGCCTTGTAAAACccggtcaaaccgtaattaattaaataataaattaaatagaagaaaatatggttagaaaatttagcaatcgaaatttaataatttaaatatgatatttggactcaatgaatttttctgagtcaaaaaacatagttttctgaataAAAATATGCGCACTGgaaatttgaccggcagtaccggctacgatctgtccggtactgtggttgagaaaattaattagaagtgaataattttaagaattaagaatttataatttgagaagatagaaatatttaaaatacgatttaaaactctaatcttaaaggttttgtccCAAAATTGGGTCAACGGACCAAACCAAatgaaccgggcccaagtggaCCCTAGAcccaatatatatataaacattagttatgagcatttcggCTCATTTACCCTAAAAATGAGAGGGAGGGgcggatagagagaagagaggaaggaaacCTAGCCttccaaacttcaaatcaccataactttctctccggaactccaattgacgagccgtttgcaacCACGTATCGCTCTTTTCATTCTCTACATTTCTATCTAAGTTTTATAGTGAATATTATACTTTCCTCTGCCcaatttttgtttttctctttaaattcgaatttgatttgggttttgaagaaatcttgtgattttggttgtttaggagtgctctagtatgagccattcgtgagttgatgtgtgtattgtgtgatgatataagagattggatggattttagatattgaatatgtgaataattggtttgattattgaataataaggtttgaggaattgaagtgtggaatttgataatcttgggtgaaattgtgtagatgagttagatttggttttggttgagtgtaattatgtgaatgtggttgggttgtggtcatttggatgagtggaaatgaatttggcttgtgaacattggaaaaattggtgatttccaTTTTTGGGTAAAAATGATTTCTGACCAACTTTCGGCGGTCCGTAACTCGGTCCTCGGAGTTAGGAATTCTTCAAAATTTGACTTTTATGAAAGTTCATTCAATGATTTTTCCAACGgttcagaaatggttgaaaaagaaattttgtagaagaagttatgtgtgtcagaagtttggggtttgaaaatgtaatcctgcatctttttaacttagtaaaatttttggtaataTGTactccgacgcgcacgcatggccgacACGCACGCGTCACTTACGATTTTTACTCTCTCACTCGTGTgcctggccgacgcgtacgcatcaatgtATGGATGCAAATGCCCACCAGAAAATCTAGAGAGTTGCACTggtattgtgctggttttgtgcgaggagcacgaaacgcactcacgcgtacgcgtggatgacgcgcacgcgtcactttaTCCATCTGCTTCCCATGCATGCGCAtgggcaacgcgcacgcgtgaccatgCTTTTAGCAAAAGTTGATTTTGAGTTTCCTTAAAGCCGAATTTCATTCTTTTAAGCCTCCATTCTCACCCTTTAAGTCCTAAATCCTTATAGTATGCCTAGAAATGAGAAGGGACTAGGAAGGGTGGTAGCTTGAGGGTGAAATAAAGGGAGAgtaatgatgaattatgattaatgatgactgtatgagttgctgagggtgatgatggaaATGTGGTGTATGCCGTGAGTCAAATGGCTgtatttaataatgattattggctagttatgggttatgttatgagccggatggctatgatgaatattgatttatggctggaaatgaaaatatggctttgaatgattgttttatcttgagctctctttctcgaaagtgcgaccccagagagatgaaggaaggtgaagattcccttccttgttcctcctggtattgtaaaatcgcccccagcgagatggtgggaggttaggattccctccttggttcctcctgggcatatgagaacttacctcctgggtagatgcaagggttgtggttgatccccacttgctctaggttggttagtatagagacTCCCCGGGTGGAcgtaagggttgtggtttcgccccacttgctccgggatgtggtgagatatacctgcctgggtagatgcagtgacattgatccacttgctctgggatgtggtgagatatacctgcttgggtagatgcagtggcatggattccacttgctccgggttcgGTTTGCaactcctgggtagatgcagtggttagcccccacttgttccaggttgagatccgagattctgttgaccctatgtcgtaagtgtagccggacactgtgaaagttctggatgagctcgctctcgtggataaacaccagtgtgggtgttgtgtgattatgattatgattgtgaataactcgagttgggaatacacgacagagggacagtccaatggttagctaccagaacTTGTTgtgttggctttataaccgacagatgagactcatcagccatagggaaggcatacatcatttgcatatgtttgaattgattggtttgcctatttattttggattgctatatcatatatgctatgttaacTGATTATGTGCTAtttgttctacttgtactttaattgtacaactgagaggtccctcatgctg is from Arachis ipaensis cultivar K30076 chromosome B01, Araip1.1, whole genome shotgun sequence and encodes:
- the LOC110265724 gene encoding protein disulfide isomerase-like 5-1, with protein sequence NDDAYYYSKNLGTLWDDLGKVIEGTDEIEIGEVDCGDHQRSFVAYAYNVVSHLIEYQHCQDTSSRNVDSLKNFVLEEADKAATNAQAQQLDSDREL